The Haloarcula laminariae genomic sequence ACACACCGACCAAGCGCCGCGATCGCACTCATTCGAACACTGTCTGATTGGGACTCGTCGAGGACGACCGTCCCGAGCAGGTCCACAACGGGTGTGACAGCGTCCGGGTGCTCGCGTGCAACGGCTGCAAGCGCAGTCACGGCGTCGTCGATCCCGTCAGCACGAGCCTCGATAACCGTCGATAGGCCCGGAACAGCATCGACAGCATCACTCGGATCCGCCGACGCGATGTGTGCAACACACGCAGCAGCCTCTCGACGCGCGGACACACGCGTGGAATCCAGGTACGACGCGATCTCGGTTACTGCGGGTGCGATATCACCCGGATGCTGGTCCCCAATCGCACTGAGCGTCGCTAACGCATCGGCCGGTGAGACCAGCTGCGAGTCGCGCATCAGCGATCGGAGAATCGGGATCGCTGGCGTACAGTCGCCGGGACGCACCGTTGCGATGGACCGCAGCGCTCGCACGGCCTCTCGCTGCTGGAGCGAACTCATCTCCTCACGATCGATGAGAGACAGCACCGCTGACACACGGACTGCGTCAGGATTAGCGGACGCCGCTCGTCGAAGCAGCGTTGCCTCTTCAGCCAGCGAATCCGCCTGCGTCGTGAGCGTCGCCACTGTCTCAGCCGAGATGTCTACCACCGAGACCCGTTCAATAGCATCCATCGACACGATGAACTTGTCAGTACCTGGTTCGAACGGCGTGCAAAGCGCACCAGGCGCTTGCGACGGCTCTTCCAAAAACACTGCATCCACCGAAATAGTCGATAGCAGTGCTGTGGTCGTGCTGTCGTCGCTCGTGTACGTGAGTTCGAAGGCTGGTGCCTCACGGTTCTCGCTGAGCCATGAGGAGAGATGCGACGCATCAGCCGGTATGATACCAGCCGAGGTCGGCCGGCCACCGTCTGTCACGGGCTCGTTGACCCACGGCAACGCCGGGTCGATATCACCACGCGTGACAGCCGGCACGAAGTCCCACGCGTGATAATGCGTCCATCCATCGACATCGCTCAGGTCGAGATCATCGATGACAATGTACTCCTCAGCAGACGGGTGCAGGTCAGCGATCAGTGCGAGTCGTTCACGCCGCGTTGGAAACTGTTCGTAGTACCCGTCAGGTTGCTTCGAACCAAGCCACTCGTCCCACGAATCGCTGTGCTGACCGACGATATCGACGACGCCGGGAATCGCCGCTTCATCGGCAAGCGACTGGTTCCCGATTGCGTACACTGCGTGATCAGTGTCGTGTGCGAGGTGTCGAACCCACGCTAACGGCACCGCTTCGTGCTGCGGGTGCGCGTTCACGTCAACGGTCCAGTCACGGTCGAACGCGAAGACGATCATGACTCGTGAACCTCAGTGGGAGTGTCCGCGTGTTCACAGAGCGTGTCGAGGAGTTCCAGTTCCTGCTGGAGCGACGCGTCATCTACTGCGTCCATCTCGTCTGCGAGGTATTCACGGAGGTCAGCGAACCGGCGGGCGTACTCATCAGGGACCACGAGCGGGACGGATTCGCGTTCGTGTTGTCCGCGCTCATCGTGGAGCAACCAGTCGTCGACGCCGGTCGCGCCATCAGCGCGGTCGTGGACGTCTTGGGCCCACGCTCGAAGTTCCCGAGCGTACCGAGCCAGCGACACGGCCTTCCGCACGCCGGTATGCGCGAACGTTTCAGGCCCGTCAGGCATCGTGACGGACACGCGCTCTGTCTGCTCACTCCCATCCCGTTCCGTCCATGATGCGGTGAGCTCTATATCACCATCCTGCTGCGTTTCCGACAAGCGGACTAAGATGACACCACCACGGGCTTTCCCATCCTCTTTGGCCGATGGGAACAGCGTTGAGACGTGCATCAGCTGGTCGCTCGCATCGTCCGCCGACGGTGACCCGTGAACGGCTTCGATCTCGTACCCGTCCGCATCGAGTTCCAGGTCGAGATCGTACACGAGCGGCGTTACCATGTAATCGAATTCGTCGCCGAGGCGCTGCTCGAACTCGTCGGCCGAATGGATGAAGTAATGATTCGCCCCGCGAATCCCTGACAACGCATCAGCCAGTTCCGCGTTCGCATCCAATCCCATGCCGACGAACGTCGTGTGGATACCGTCCGCCGCGGCAGCCTCGAACAGTTCCGTCAGGCCACTCTCACCGGTCTCACCGGTGTTCGGCATCATGTCGGTCATGAACACCACGCGGCGCTCGACGCCCCGACTGGATTCCCCGTCGACCAGCATATCCATCGCTGCTTCAAACCCGTCTTCCATGTTCGTACTGCCACCGGCTGCGATCTCACGGATGTGCCGCCGAATCGCCGGCATGTCTGTCGCCCCGACATCCCGAAGTGGCTTCGCAACGTGCGCCCGGTGGTTGTAGAGGACAACACCGAGTCGGTCCTCGGCGTGCAGTTGCTGCGTGAGTGCACACAGCGACTGCGTCGCCGCCGCCAGTTTCGTCTCACCAGCAGTATCAGCCTCTTGCTTGCGGCCCTGCTCGTCGTAGTAGTACTCATCGAACGGACTGGACATCGAACCCGACACATCGAGGACGGCCACGAGGTCGAGCCGCGGCCGGTCGAATTCGGACACGGACAGCGTCGAATCGAGGCCCACCGAGAGGTACTGTTCAGTGTCACCAGTTAGTGGATGCGTACTCATCGCAGCGGCGTACCGTGGCGCGAACAACGCGTCCGATGCAGTCCGTTCACCAGTCTCGAAGTAGTAGTCATAGAACAGCCCCTCGTCACTGATGGCCTCGGGTTCCGGCGTGAATCCGTTCGCAACGTTCTCGCGGAAATTCACGACGTCTTTCGCGCCACCAGCAGCAAGCCCGACCGTTTCAGACGCCATGTCGTTCATTGCCGGAGCGGACTGCACGGACTCGTTCATCACGGGCTGTGAGTCAGCGTGCAGTTCGATTTCGTCAAGCTGGCGAGCGCACGACCGGCAAACGTAATCGGGCGTCTCAACTGTCGACGACGACTGATCGTTCCCCATTACTTGCCAGTCATCGACGGCCTCGGCCTCGACGGTGACCGCCTCGACAGACGAGTCTGCATCGAGAATTCCGAACACGTCGTCGATACCGAGTTCTTCGACGGCTGCCGCGACAGCGCTGTCCACGGTATCGATGACTTGCCCTGGTCGAAGCTCACCACCACACTTGGGGCACTCACCGATCGGTGCGTGGGTCAAGTCGATCGGCGACGCACCGAGTAACTCCGAGAGCTGGTACGTTGCCCCTGTTTCGAGATGACAGAGCGAGTCGCTGTCCGGCGTCGCAATCACTGAGAACTGTTCGCCGGACTGGTCGGCAACGAGTACCCGCGTAACATCTGTGCCGCCGGCGTTGATCTTTCGCTTGGTTATGAATTCGACTTCGATGTCGAGTCGCGCGCCTGGCCGTACATCCGTGTATATCCCATCCATAGTTTTGCCTTGACTGCCTGTCACCCGGACAGCCCGCGGGTTTCCGACGACGATACACTCGCTCCCCGTCCCTGCAAGCAAATTACCACCATTGCAGTGGTGTTTTTGCGTTAGCTATATCCAATAATATGCCTCTTGTTGATATAAATCCTTCGACAAAGCGCAATATAGAGAAGTAGGAACTCTCAATAGCTACATTGCAATGCCGATTAACCCAAGTACCTGCGGCCAATAGTACAGTCAGACACGACTAACATGCAGACAACCACCACTGTGGCGTCGAGAAGACAAACGGAACAATCATTGCGACGCCACTCCACGACAAAGCAACTGTATTATGCCTATTGACGCTGGTGACGCCTTGGTCCAAGCACTCCACGACCACAACCCGTGGTGGGACCAAGGCACCGATGTATTCGACCTGCCAACCCGGCAGAAAAGCGACTTCTATCATCTCGCCCGACCAGAGCAGCAAGGCAGTCAGTTCGAAGATCAATCCATACTCGCCCTCGTCGGTCGCCGCGGCGTCGGCAAAACGACGCTACTCCATCAATTCATCCAACACAGAATCGCAAACGGCGACGCACCGGAGCAATTCCTCTACCTTCCATTCGACGCCAACCCACTCTACCAACTCCAATCAGACGAACAGCTCCGGCGCGTCGTCCGATACTACGAAAGCCGCATCCACGGCCGAACCGCAGACAACAACCCACACTTCATCCTCATCGACGATATCCATCAAATCGAACACAGTAACAAACCAACAATCGATGGATGGGGCACCGCAATCACAACCCTACTCGAAGACACACCGGACCGTCATCTCGTCATGACCGCAAGCGCCGGCGTCCAAATCAAGCGGGAACTCGCCAACACCACCCTCGAAGCGGACCAATACCAGATCCAACCCGTTCTCCCCGAGAAATTCCGGGATTACCTCTTCACACTCTATCCAGACTTAGAAAACGAGGAGACCCGTGTGAGTCCCACCTCGCTGCGCCGCGGAGAGCACAGTCTCCCCGCCGCACTCCAAAACGGTGATCCTGACCCGTTCGTTGAAGAGCTCCAACGGAAATACGAGCAAGTAGCAGACGTCGAACGCCGCATCCAATCACAGGTCGCCGATTACCTCTCGATGGGCGGCACCATCAGTTACGAACACGATGGCGTTGTCGAATCAGCAGCCGATCTCACCACTGACGACTACACGCGCCTCCGCGAAAACGTGCAAAACGC encodes the following:
- a CDS encoding HEAT repeat domain-containing protein; translation: MIVFAFDRDWTVDVNAHPQHEAVPLAWVRHLAHDTDHAVYAIGNQSLADEAAIPGVVDIVGQHSDSWDEWLGSKQPDGYYEQFPTRRERLALIADLHPSAEEYIVIDDLDLSDVDGWTHYHAWDFVPAVTRGDIDPALPWVNEPVTDGGRPTSAGIIPADASHLSSWLSENREAPAFELTYTSDDSTTTALLSTISVDAVFLEEPSQAPGALCTPFEPGTDKFIVSMDAIERVSVVDISAETVATLTTQADSLAEEATLLRRAASANPDAVRVSAVLSLIDREEMSSLQQREAVRALRSIATVRPGDCTPAIPILRSLMRDSQLVSPADALATLSAIGDQHPGDIAPAVTEIASYLDSTRVSARREAAACVAHIASADPSDAVDAVPGLSTVIEARADGIDDAVTALAAVAREHPDAVTPVVDLLGTVVLDESQSDSVRMSAIAALGRCVEVSPSLAVDIVDDVAHLLTAENHRLRNNAVALLFEVAAIHTDVIKPYVDDIADLLTVDDAYTRVNASGALARVAEDFPDAVEHVMPVFVELLTDDEPAVRENACWALGYLRAAEQKPVLEARLDEDDEKAVRERASWALSQIEHA
- a CDS encoding vWA domain-containing protein; this translates as MDGIYTDVRPGARLDIEVEFITKRKINAGGTDVTRVLVADQSGEQFSVIATPDSDSLCHLETGATYQLSELLGASPIDLTHAPIGECPKCGGELRPGQVIDTVDSAVAAAVEELGIDDVFGILDADSSVEAVTVEAEAVDDWQVMGNDQSSSTVETPDYVCRSCARQLDEIELHADSQPVMNESVQSAPAMNDMASETVGLAAGGAKDVVNFRENVANGFTPEPEAISDEGLFYDYYFETGERTASDALFAPRYAAAMSTHPLTGDTEQYLSVGLDSTLSVSEFDRPRLDLVAVLDVSGSMSSPFDEYYYDEQGRKQEADTAGETKLAAATQSLCALTQQLHAEDRLGVVLYNHRAHVAKPLRDVGATDMPAIRRHIREIAAGGSTNMEDGFEAAMDMLVDGESSRGVERRVVFMTDMMPNTGETGESGLTELFEAAAADGIHTTFVGMGLDANAELADALSGIRGANHYFIHSADEFEQRLGDEFDYMVTPLVYDLDLELDADGYEIEAVHGSPSADDASDQLMHVSTLFPSAKEDGKARGGVILVRLSETQQDGDIELTASWTERDGSEQTERVSVTMPDGPETFAHTGVRKAVSLARYARELRAWAQDVHDRADGATGVDDWLLHDERGQHERESVPLVVPDEYARRFADLREYLADEMDAVDDASLQQELELLDTLCEHADTPTEVHES
- a CDS encoding ATP-binding protein; this encodes MPIDAGDALVQALHDHNPWWDQGTDVFDLPTRQKSDFYHLARPEQQGSQFEDQSILALVGRRGVGKTTLLHQFIQHRIANGDAPEQFLYLPFDANPLYQLQSDEQLRRVVRYYESRIHGRTADNNPHFILIDDIHQIEHSNKPTIDGWGTAITTLLEDTPDRHLVMTASAGVQIKRELANTTLEADQYQIQPVLPEKFRDYLFTLYPDLENEETRVSPTSLRRGEHSLPAALQNGDPDPFVEELQRKYEQVADVERRIQSQVADYLSMGGTISYEHDGVVESAADLTTDDYTRLRENVQNALYQDVPGFESIQTIADLERLCALAARNRAAESFRYQDLVELFDVDRRTIADSYLPALAELYLLTGVTEYDNSRPRGVRLYLRDTGLVTALADGNASTVRNDFQREAELARIAAFDHTMRFAYGINAAQGNDPTPSVQYWRGRKGEVDYIFEIGDTPVPIALAYRSRARDDSLAAVQQFKQEYDTPVGFLLTGDTVQDTEPIRKLDDGIIQLPYWLYLLLC